In Candidatus Eisenbacteria bacterium, the following are encoded in one genomic region:
- a CDS encoding epimerase, with protein sequence MSERTVVLAGASGLLGRALAARLAATGAAVIRL encoded by the coding sequence ATGAGTGAGCGGACCGTGGTGCTGGCGGGCGCCAGCGGATTGCTGGGTCGCGCGCTGGCGGCGCGGCTCGCCGCGACCGGCGCCGCGGTGATTCGGCT